From the Hevea brasiliensis isolate MT/VB/25A 57/8 chromosome 15, ASM3005281v1, whole genome shotgun sequence genome, one window contains:
- the LOC110638757 gene encoding ribose-phosphate pyrophosphokinase 1, translating into MASLNMQSSSQKSSSLLTPSFLSSSDCSSLLSSRVSMVSNDSRPKTFALNSVRCDMAEPINVENVRNAKPNIPILNERTLPKFLESEENSVNKNSSRLKLFSGSANPALSQEIAWYMGLELGKINIKRFADGEIYVQLQESVRGCDVYLLQPTCPPANENLTELLIMIDACRRASAKNITAVIPYFGYARADRKTQGRESIAAKLVANLITEAGANRVLACDIHSGQSMGYFDIPVDHLYCQPVILDYLASKTISSNDLVVVSPDVGGVARARAFAKKLSDAPLAIVDKRRQGHNVAEVMNLIGDVKGKVAVMVDDMIDTAGTIAKGAALLHQEGAREVYACCTHAVFSPPAIERLSSGLFQEVIITNTIPVAEKNYFPQLTILSVANLLGETIWRVHDDCSVSSIFQ; encoded by the exons ATGGCGTCACTGAACATGCAATCTTCTTCTCAAAAGTCATCTTCACTCTTGACGCCGTCGTTCTTATCCTCTTCAGATTGTTCATCACTTTTGTCTTCTAGAGTATCTATGGTTTCAAATGATTCTCGCCCTAAAACTTTCGCCCTAAACAGCGTT AGATGTGATATGGCTGAACCGATAAATGTTGAGAACGTTAGGAATGCAAAGCCTAATATTCCAATCCTTAATGAAAGGACTCTTCCCAAGTTTTTGGAATCTGAGGAGAATTCTGTTAACAAAAATAGTAGCAGGCTGAAATTGTTTTCTGGCTCAGCAAATCCTGCTCTTTCTCAG GAAATTGCTTGGTATATGGGCCTGGAACTGGGAAAGATCAACATAAAACGTTTTGCTGATGGTGAAATTTATGTTCAATTGCAAGAGAGTGTTAGAGGATGTGATGTATATTTACTACAGCCCACTTGCCCCCCAGCAAATGAGAATCTCACGGAGCTTTTGATCATGATAGATGCCTGTAGGAGAGCATCAGCCAAGAATATCACTGCTGTGATTCCCTATTTTGGATATGCCAGAGCTGATAGAAAG ACTCAAGGTCGTGAATCTATTGCAGCCAAACTTGTTGCAAACCTTATTACAGAAGCAGGTGCAAATCGTGTTCTTGCTTGTGATATTCATTCTGGGCAGTCCATGGGTTACTTTGATATCCCTGTTGACCATCTGTACTGTCAG CCTGTGATTCTTGATTATCTTGCAAGCAAGACAATTTCTTCTAATGATTTGGTAGTGGTTTCACCTGATGTTGGTGGAGTTGCAAGAGCTCGTGCTTTTGCTAAAAAATTATCTGATGCCCCTTTAGCTATTGTGGACAAAAGGCGTCAGGGACACAATGTTGCTGAG GTGATGAACCTTATTGGTGATGTAAAAGGAAAGGTTGCAGTTATGGTGGATGACATGATTGACACAGCTG GGACAATTGCAAAAGGAGCAGCCCTTTTACACCAAGAAGGGGCCAGGGAAGTCTATGCATGCTGCACTCATGCTGTTTTTAG CCCTCCTGCCATTGAGAGGTTGTCAAGTGGCCTGTTTCAAGAAGTGATCATTACAAACACAATTCCAGTGGCTGAGAAGAACTATTTCCCTCAGTTGACCATTCTTTCAGTAGCTAATCTGTTGGGCGAAACAATTTGGCGTGTTCATGATGATTGCTCAGTGAGTAGCATTTTTCAGTGA
- the LOC110669386 gene encoding uncharacterized protein LOC110669386 yields MKLSLNLPDDDNNGNPILKAKLPISIFNQPFTSIFTTATNSFSDLQFSVSTNFPSGPSLKLSYSPPTTTTTPFSPISVSLKSGLGLFGSPHNSPLVFSAHFSLSTANPIAIIPTFSLHFKPQLGDFSLHKSTASSSDPNPDSDSGTHLVDVSHLDSSSSSNLEFGNVYVPDPAGSMGWQEVKLEPCTGKEKVGFANDNPSDIDGVYAHNGGIGFLPDRHLVSGDRKKGGFTSGVAVKARTVVPLSKRLKVNLRWGVNLPGDMGLKMPYLTVNKIGVERIEEVKETKEKSNENNKGDLELLKGMCFWMRRDLEIIEKENRDMKQILEDMRSGVSTRNLRRESTGVGKNLVPASSDRLGEFRQWKSKKSDEAIGQTELKKPANPVTDLESELQKAIKAAAS; encoded by the coding sequence ATGAAGCTCTCTCTCAATCTCCCAGATGATGACAACAATGGCAATCCTATCCTAAAAGCCAAATTACCCATTTCAATATTCAATCAGCCTTTCACTTCTATCTTCACCACTGCTACAAATTCATTTTCAGACCTCCAATTCTCTGTTTCCACCAATTTTCCTTCAGGTCCTTCTCTCAAACTCTCCTACTCTccacccaccaccaccaccactccattTTCTCCTATCTCTGTATCTCTCAAGTCAGGTTTAGGCCTCTTTGGCTCTCCTCATAATTCGCCTTTGGTTTTCTCTGCCCATTTCTCCCTCTCTACTGCAAACCCCATTGCCATTATCCCGACTTTCTCCCTCCACTTTAAGCCCCAACTTGGCGATTTCTCTCTTCACAAAAGCACTGCTTCCTCTTCAGACCCTAACCCTGATTCTGATTCTGGTACCCACTTGGTGGATGTATCCCATCTGGATTCTAGCTCATCTTCAaatttggagtttggaaatgtATATGTCCCAGACCCAGCTGGGTCAATGGGTTGGCAGGAAGTGAAATTGGAGCCATGTACTGGCAAAGAAAAAGTAGGGTTTGCAAACGATAACCCAAGTGATATTGATGGGGTTTATGCTCATAATGGAGGAATAGGCTTTTTGCCTGACAGGCATTTGGTGTCGGGAGATAGAAAGAAAGGTGGATTTACGAGCGGAGTTGCTGTCAAGGCAAGGACAGTGGTTCCGTTAAGCAAAAGGTTAAAGGTGAATTTGAGGTGGGGTGTGAATTTGCCAGGTGATATGGGACTAAAGATGCCTTATTTGACTGTCAATAAGATTGGGGTGGAGAGGATTGAGGAGGTGaaggaaacaaaagaaaagagCAACGAGAATAATAAGGGTGATTTGGAGTTGTTGAAGGGAATGTGTTTTTGGATGAGAAGGGATTTGGAGATAATAGAAAAGGAAAATAGGGACATGaagcagattttggaggacatgagATCAGGAGTCTCGACGAGGAATTTACGACGAGAGAGTACTGGTGTTGGGAAGAATTTGGTGCCAGCTTCAAGTGATAGGTTGGGGGAGTTTAGGCAGTGGAAGAGTAAAAAAAGTGATGAAGCTATTGGGCAAACAGAATTGAAGAAGCCTGCAAATCCGGTTACTGATTTGGAAAGTGAGTTGCAGAAGGCTATAAAAGCTGCTGCTTCTTAA